AAATCCGGCGATGGCATATCTCTGTATTTTACgattttctcacaataaccccTTTTTGCTTAAGAAACAGCAATGAGTTTGAATTATGTAGTTATagagtttaaattatacaaattagaattaaattatgagAACTATCAtacattaaatcaaataaaaaatagagttCTAAATAGAGAGAAAATGGACGATACATTATGATGTGACATCACGCCAAACtcgagttaaaaataaatacaacccTAGTCAACTCGATCTAATCTCGAGTTAGTATAAATCGAGTTGACGCATCGCACTACGACTACACTTCTGTCACATCACTAGTAATGTCAAAAATGTATAGCTTGTGATGGATGATAGCTTGTTTGATTATAACAATAcggaaattacaaattaaatcacaGCAATTAATCTAATTAAACTGATCAGTTAATTCAATTGGTTGttgttaaagtattaaaaagtttcgtTTGATGCGATTCTGCCTGCTTCAGTGCGAATAGCGATATGCGTTGTTTGTGTTACTTGACATGTACCTATGTTTGAGATTTCCTAAATAGAGCTTTgatgtgtttaaaaataacatagttGTGTCGCGACGGATCGGGCGGCCGCGTCTGATCTTGTGAATCGAGCTCTTCACCATGGTTGCCAAGTCTGCgcttaattttactttgctTGTACTTGGTGAGTAAGATTGacaatttatacttttaaagaaCGCCTATTCTCCGAGTCTTGGATCATGGCTTACAATGCGTTCATTTATAATGACCAGAAGACCTCATTCAGttcataaattttgttatattcttGTAACATTCCAGACttcatattgttttgtttgctaagtgtttaagatatttaaccAAGTAGTGCATCTTTAAAGTGTTCAGAATAAACATCTATcgttaataaacataaattaagaaTGAAAGAatgtttttcaaacaaatttattattcatcttATTTAGTAAATTGATCTTAGGCTTTAAACAtcttatttgaattttctaatatataGGCTTAAACTTGTTAACTAAATTCTCTTAGTATCCACGACCATACTGATAGTGGGTTAGTAATAATaagataacattgttttttttgccatttattacttaataataggaaatattttcaatttaaggTATACAGGGAACAGTGCTAGGAGCACCTCCTATGGAAGAAAACCTACCACCCAGACCAAAAGGTGGTGGTGTAGAAACTAAGTACtgtgaattttttaatgactCCTCAGTATGTGATGAAACAAAAAACCCTAACTGTCCACCTCCTGAAGTGAAAAGGGATGAATGTCAAGCTATAGAATCAGACAAAAGTAACCACTGCTTTACTCTTTGGCATTTTAACAATGAAACCAACAAAGCAACGGTTAAAGTTAAAGGATGTTTTCTTGATACGGTAGCTTGTAACGACAGAGCATCGAGTTGCAGATTACACAATGTCAAACTGCCACTATTACATTGCTGCTGCGAAGGTGACATGTGCAATGAGAATGCAACATTCCCTGGGTTAGAGGCAGGTATGTCAGCACAGACTGAGTTACCACCGGAAAGAGTACCAGCCTCACCATTACCAACCCCTGATGATGATACGAAAGCTGTCATTGCATACACATTGACTCCTCTATTTATACTGTTTGGGGTTTTAGTAGGATGTTACCTATTGTATAGGAAACGCAAAGGTAGCTCTTTTGCTGAATTGGCAAACGGTGAAGCTTCGCTATCTAGGCCACCATCAGCGGGTGCGGGTATGGATCATGAGACTGGTGGATTGCTAAGTCAAGTTACATTATGTGAGGTGCGAGCGCGCGGTCGATTTGGTGCAGTTTGGAGAGCAAAGTTAGGTCCAAAAGATGTTGCAGTGAAAGTTTTTCCGTTGCAAGATAAACAGTCATGGTTGGCTGAACAGGAGATATATCGTCTTCCGAGAATGGATCATCCTGATATTTTACACTATATCGGAGTTGACAAAAAAGGCGACAATCTGCAGGCTGAATATTGGCTTATAAGTGCATATCATGAGAAggtaaagattatttttaaaaccggTAATATATTTGAACCTCGATACATCGAGAATAAGAtgattttattgcatttaaatataaaataatttttcagtaATATTATTGTGTCATTTTTAGGGTTCTCTATGTGACTACTTGAAAGCACATACCCTAACCTGGGCTGAAGCTTGGCGTATAGCAGCCTGCGTCGCTCGAGGCTTAGCACATCTTCATGAAGAAGGAGGTGGAAAGCCAGCAGTCGCTCATCGGGACTTTAAATCAAAGAATGTGCTTTTAAAATCTGATATGAGTGCTTGTATTGCCGACTTTGGTCTTGCATTGATATTTGTCGCTGGTAGAGGCTGTGGTGATGCCCACGGCCAAGTTGGAACGCGGAGATATATGGCGCCTGAAGTATTGGACGGAGCAATAAATTTCACTAAGGATGCTTTCCTGAGAATTGATATGTATGCCTGTGCACTTGTGTTATGGGAAATTGCATCGAGgtaagatatgttttaaaaattatataaatacttaaatagtTTGTTCTAACTTagacgtaataaaaatacattttgtaattcaaaacTTTTCAGTGcagcattttttaaatgctgaTCTATCACAACATAATATTGAGGTGCATTCAGgctttataatcttactaatattataaatgtgaatgtatggatggatgtttgtttaaaagtatctccagaacggctaaacagatctcgatgaaattgggcatagatgtagatcataatctggatgaacacatagactacttgttatgttttttttaaattccgctcggacggagtcgagggcgacagctagtgtattgATATTCTGCTTATGTTGTGATATTTCATaggaattaaattacatttcattatttgCGTAATTGTACTGTCCCAAAACAACACATAAAAATACTTGCAGTTTATTGACCAATATGTAAAATACTttcttaattatgtttaatctTCCACAAATCCACACTAAGGGTGACCATTAAATAATTCTGAGTAGTaactaaaattcaatttttgaCTAGATGTGATGAAGGTGGTGTGGAACCAACAGCTCAGTACAGGTTACCCCTTGAAGAGGAAGTTGGGTCCCATCCGGGTCTGGAGGAGATGCAGGAGGCTGTTGTACAAAGAAAACTTAGACCACATATCCCACCTCGATGGCGAGAGCATCCAGTGAGTATGGTATTCTATGAGATTCAAATGGTTGGTATAACCACATAGAAAATCCTCGTATAAAACGagcattttattacatatttaaacagAACTCCTCACTATATTCTTGGCCAATACATAATATAGAAGTTGTGTATCATTGCTTAAAAATCAGAACAGATGAGCTTAGTCGCACAGCCATTATGTGAAGTACCTACAATTTGAAATCCAAGCAatgattatttctttataaattaactcgTCTTACAGGGACTATTTGTGCTTTGTGATACGATGGAGGAATGCTGGGATCATGATGCAGAAGCTCGACTGTCCGCGTCCTGCGTGCTCGAACGAGTGGCAGCTCAGAGACCAGCGTCAGCCACTGCCCCAGCTCTTCCACCTTTCACACACGACACCACTCCACTGCTCATCCACGAGCTCGCAGAGCAACAAGTCTGCTGACCGGTACAAGATCTGCCCTTGATTGAGTTTTAAGGGTCAGTActttgaacattttattaatatttgtggtATTTGTGAACTATAATGAACTTTTTAATGTtccattatttgtttttataggtTCAATTAATGAAATACGATTGAttaacaaaagttttatttgaaaatgttaaaaaatgtgcccatttttgtcatttatgATCGTATTTTTAATGACTGTCATATTATAGggatcatttttaaattatctttcagCCATTCAGTATTCAaagtgtaataattataagggAACATGAAAGTTTTGAATTACTGTATCAGTTATTGTGGCTACAAAAACGTAACAATTTGCTAAACTTTTTAGCATAgataatgaaatgttttgacagctgtcattaTGACGTAAATAGTGATGATCATATTGTGACGAGACATCGATTCAAAATATTGTATCGATTATTTAACATTCTAACGACCCTTTTTTGACTTTTCCATCAAACATTATATGCCACATTGTGGTATCGAGagattattgtttaaaataattgtttttattattctatggTTCTTGGCTTTGATTAAAGCACGATCTTGCCTACTATAGTAAAGTTTAAGGCCTATTGcattcttttctctcaatctccttgaaataactaaaacagcaatattttattacacggATGTATCGAAAAGGAACCCTCTCGGTAAAAAACGGCCGTACTTTAAAGGCTTTTAAGGGTTTTTGTGTAACCACTGGCTTATATTTCGcagctaaaattattttcttcttactgatacttttttaatatgcgacagttttttttttcgtcgtATAGctcaaaatttaaatgcatttaataaaagtgaattattcttttttacatAGTCTAGTcttcaataattttgtaagcaaTATTGgcatcttattaaattaaatataacattttatgccAGATACTCGTcctgtattatttttagtgcGAGAAAAATATAGTGGCATTGAAAGTGTTAAATCATCATTTTTGTCTAGgcctaattattattagaatttaacAATTACTGGCCGTAAAtagctttatatttatttattaagataactaacaaatcatatttttctagtataattttatattattttaagtgatTTTTTGATGTATGTACTAATAGCCTTATGGCTGAGTAGGATTTATGgcatgttaatttttaattgcgaaaacatttgtaattaacaaaGAAATCTTTCCCAAGTAAACCAAATGAAtgttaaaaatcatatttggAAAAATTTGCAGTGAATATggcatttaattaatatattaaatctcaaaataaatcaaagattTACAGTTATTTGTTCATTTCTGCAAATAAGAAGTTGGTCACCAGGATCTCTGTTTAATATTCATCTTTACATTTAGTGCAACTGATCCACTGAGTTCTTTCATACATCGTcataatgaatattaatattgccAATTTCAGAACCATAGATATGTAACTTATAGAtagagtttttaataaaagattgaCGTCTAATCGgatgtcaattttaaaatgtcattttatattatgacaACACTGAggaaatttaaacaaagtacTCCTGAATTAATATCTGTAGGTTATAAATctatgattataaatattgccattattcatttttatgtattgattgtttttttttcactaaccAAGTGCTTATTATGAAACAAAAGCAATTGACGTAGTTTAAGAGACGTAAGTCACTAATAtaggttataaataaatgaaaaaaaaaatgtagttttaaaattggaaagtGTTGTTGCATAGCGGAGTTTTGtgatcttttttaatattgtcgtTTAGAAAACTAGTTTATCTTTAAAGAAAATCATATATGAAACTTATTtctgatatatataaaagaaagtcgtgttagttacactatttataactcaagaacggctgaatcgatttgactgaaaattggtgggcaagtagcttagaaccaggaaacggacataggataatttttaccccgttttctattttttattccgcggacggagtcgcgggtaaaagctagtttctgatatttaaatatatgattttCTTTAGATATAGGTTATgtctaaaatgtttaaagaatGCACTATTAGACGTGAAAATTTCTGAATCgtaatataattatcattGGAAATGATTGTGATTGACAAAGCATATTCGtgttatggaaaaaaaatatcaagggCTGCCAGTGTTGCCCGATGCCGCGAGCATATCACCAACCATAGACTAAGCAATGTTGCCAAATGTAAATACAGATAAGTTTTAGGTATTTTTGTCTGAATGTCAATGTTAGGTTGTGAACACATTGCAGCACATTTTGTTGAATACGATCTTTAATACTGCTATGTTTGtacatatgtttatatatggtctaatcaattattgtttaaatttaataattttcaatttaaaatacgcGATTAggaaaatttattgataataattcaTGAAATCCGCCCAAATTTTCTTTGAGACGTTATTGtcaatttttgttatacttGAGGGTGTTTGTTGTTAGGCTTGtattatgaagtttttttgtcattttctaCATAagagttattaatatttataattcttatgTTTAACTGAATTGGTATTTCAGTCTAGATATTTGTTATCTATGTATAACACTAGTGTGTTCACAacttagtataaaattaatcgaagtataattagtaaaaatcCTAGTTTATGTAGTGAATAGAAAAGTTAGTTATGTTCCGTGGAGATTCTTCTACAGCTGGAGCTgacatatttgatttattttctattttcattaagaaagataaatgtctgttaaaatttaatgtaataaaatatattttctagaagaatgtaattgttttattatatcttttctattaattgttgtgtgatttaatatttaaggttCTGTGGCTAAATGCATTCGCTTTGAACacattttgttgaaatatatttggaGGGGGggaaaaaaacacatttaaagtatgaaaatttcgattttgtttaataatccGGCAACCATGTCCGTTGTCAATGACCTGgttaatacagtttttttttttaaaaacttgatTTTGGCAACAAATCCATTCTCACAAAAGCATCCGTCAATTAGGAGACGTCTCGCCTATATTCATATATGTACAATCTTTTACATCTTTTAGACTTTGTGAGAAACATTTACGACTTTTGGGAATTTTTCTCTCTCACCTCATTTTAAtatgcaatatttataattagacATTTAAGACATGAAGCCAACATTTTTGCCTTTGGtatcaattttaaagaaaattatagcAACACTGCTCtttgaaatacaatttaatttgtgcGTTTCGgcgcgaaaaaaaaatcatatttttaattgtacttgaaattaaaagacaattaataatttttaatagcattttaaaataaattataaatagtccattattcataaaatatacgactgaaaaaaaaattacaaacataacctcaatataaatgtcaatgtcataTTTTGCAAATAGGacaaataaatgcaaatatacagattatattatatcttatttaaattaactatttttaattaactgttaTTATGTCcaaatatataaactatacaaaaattcgcatttaataaatataacaaatacaagATTATCAATTCAATTAGAACCGAAATACTTCCATctattgatatattaaaacaaagtgagagagaaaaatagtttatggtgGGAGTAAGGAGGTAGTATGTTGCTAGGAGCGATGGTTCATCTCCTCCTCGTGCCTGTTGGTGGCTCGCAGGCAGTCCTTATGTACTTTGTACTCGAGGTTCACTGTACTCGGCAGCTGCAGGATCCGTTTCATAGCATCCCGGACCCGGGCTGCTGCGGCTAAATCTGTTGCCGTTCTGTGCCACACAGCCAAATGGTCTTCCTGGGAAAAACAACATAGTCTATTTAGAAACCATTGACCATAACGATGGAAAAcattttggaaaaatattttatttcttccaaacaatttttttggaacgaagttccttatctcgcgttgtgaaagggggctagacggaaaaaattcttacgaaaagttgtcacgacactttttgctatagtaagtatgttaacgacgaatgagcgctacttcaccatggcaacgacgtgacaatatataacgaaaattcatagaaataaaatgtacttcttgtaaagacttaagttttttattcatagaataaacattggttccttcactaattaattgaaaggaacttcgttccatccgggtgtcccttgttttttttctttttttatttctttcttcttcataaaattgatttaaattagtgTAAGCACAAATACAACATACATGAGATAAATTATCTTAACATGGTAACAACATTGTGCATTAACAAAGGGCAGGGTCTTTATCACCCTGCCTTTTTCTATCCAGAGGATAGACACAGTATTTTTCTTCCGTAAATCTCTATCAGCTATCATATCTTAATATAGTCACTTTTAAAATCCACTatcacaatccatccatacattcttCAGTGTTCCTCTGTTGGTATAATACTGGCATCCCCTCTTATTCGCtttcataaaaaactttacCAGCTGTAGAAATCAACATAATGTCTTTACTACATAAAATGACAAACCTGGAAGCGTACGGAGAGCACGATGCCGCATAGCTCCGGACCCACCATGAACTGTTCACCCAGCATCGCCATGCAGAGTTCCTCCCACGCGCGCCCCGTCTGGGACTTGCGCAATCTCACAACCTGTAACACACAgttcttgtatttttaaaacatcttggTGACTCCAAAAATAGCAATTCTAATCCACATTATGGACTTTCACAACCTTGCTACACAATTATGTACTGCATTCGAGCACTGTGAGGTAAACCAAAGTGTGCTGTGAAGCCCGGGTGAAGTCTTTCTGGGGTGTATTGATAATGCTAATGGTATACTATAAGGGTTCAGAGgaaactaataatataaaacttagtaATACATTATAGTATActatatactaaaaaaaaatctgtgttTGATTATCCTAGAGTTCTGTGAAATACTGTGACTCTCAGAAGGATTCCAAAGCCAAAAAATTTGAGAGACGTTGCTTTTGAGTTGTTATTGCATTGCATTAAGAATTGTATAAtacatatagtaaaataaaatttgcttgttaacaatttttagatattaaattaggacaatgtatacatttttagattaaataaatcatcagaaaaataaataataataacttattgtAACCTCAATATTACGCTGATAGTAAACTTAATCTTTACCCATTTCCCACCATTAACATTGGCAGGGTCTTCCCACATAGGCTTGATGCCTAGTTTGAAGAGGTGCAGGTTGGAGAGAGGCGGCAGCTCGTCGGGGCGCGACAGGTGCGAGTACAACCCCCACCACTGCTCTACGCTGCCCATGCGACCCACCATACGTAACGCCTACAAAACCACATACATTGTGACAATGTTAAGAAAACTTTAAGCCTTTTAACAAGCTTGGGGTATGAATCTTATAAGAATATGTCAATATGGTTTACTGAGGTGTTTGAAAATCTCTCAAAACATCATATGTGCTTGTTCATACTTAAGCTCGGGTGCATTTTCACATTAGCTGCCAGATATTTACTATATTGACATATTAAAACTGGTTAAACTTAGTATGTGTTGTGTATATTGTCAGCGATCAAAAATGCTTATTAGATGTGAACCTCATATAACTTTAGAAGTTTGAAATAGACACGGATGGGGCGCATGCTGTGATTAACTCGTCCATACCCTCGGGTATATATGATCCAAGcactaattataaaaagatgGCATAAAATCAAGTGCAGTACctcttaaaaattatcacaCTTCTATGTAtcaaaatcaaacaaattttaaagtgaagtttataagaattattatatatctCATTTTAcccaaattattataatttgttgtgaatcgaaaaattatatttcaaatgtgTTATATTAAACTGTTTACTTTGTTTAAGACTACCCACACAAACAATAATCCTGACTGCATCAATGTTGATATTAGTAGGACTCTAGTTGTTCcagaattttattaatttacaatataattttacatagcacttgtatataaaatataattttataaaagacaacaatatcaaattcattacagtaaaataattttcataaaacgaTAACTATGTTGTCTTATCTTgttcagttttataaatatcaataatagcTGTtgctataattatttctattttaataaatcctaaactgtcaaatatatttctaatgtTTCCATTCATAATTGTCAAATGTTACACTGgtgatacataaataaataaataaacaattaacatCAAAACAATGGTGAAAATAAGATTTACCTGGCCGTAGCCCGTAGTGGTTGTGGATAGATCACGAGTTGGCGGCCGTTGGGAGAACCACATCCAATAACTGTACTCCAACTTGTGTTCATGAGGAGGTACGTATGGCTGGATACCTTCGTCCTCATTACGATCATCATCTTCATTACCTGTATGATTCAGCGCGCCTCCGTCACCGGAACCAGACCGTCGATCAGGTACGTTTAAGTTATAGAACTTGCACATTTTACGTTCACTCATGTTATGCTAAATGCACTAACATGATTCCCTAATGGTCTAACCCTAGGACACGTTGCTATCTATATAGTATTAGTCTAttcaaaaattgttatttacaattttataactacATTAACTGATATTATTAGGTCGCcttaatatcatttaattttatagcaatAATAAGTAACTCATAATCAGCCTATTCCCTCTTTTTCTATGTATAAGTATAACCTTTTTCTTTCCGTCATCAAAATTAGAACTGTCAATGACAGCATGGGGAGACGACCAACGCGCTCCGCtggagataaataaaaatacaatttgatgacataaatatttactaaatatttttccatttgTTAAAACCTctcatgttaaattaatttagtatattttgaatttgttttaatagaataaattttagaaaaaagaaaattatgatATTTAGTAGCAAATaatattcctttttaaaaTGCTTGGACGGTAATGTTTGGAATGgggtttatttatattgttttgatGAAAACAGCGATGTACACAGAGATTGaaagaatgtttatttttattaaatgagatCCGCACAATTACATTTTTcccaaaaagaaaaaaaaaacaaatgtcataAATTTGACATACCAAAACGTCAAATTTGACTGTGGCGGGTGGAAAATCggatataaacaaacaattatttttgtacttttctTGTCCAAATTATTgtaactaattaatattaagtgtctttaaattataagaattgTTTCTTAGTTTAAGAACATTGTCAATAATTTTGCCATGGCCAAAGTAGATTCTATCGGTCCGAGTAGTCCGGATTGtttaaatgttgattttatgCGATCTTTGGTGAAACAGTACTCCGAATTGGTAAACAACTaactatacatttattttacttcctTTATATTAAGATTCATGGCTTCGTATTTAgcttttttgatataaattataggGTCAATGGACTAGTGCATTCTTCTGGGCGGATGCCGCGGCCGCAACCAGTAGTGACTCCGCTAGTGGTGACGACATATGGCTGCTGGCCAGCACTATGCTCTCACGGGGTGAGCTGCACCGCGCAGCACACGCTATCACATCCAGGGGTCTACACAGGTTGTGattgcagttttttttaattacttattatttgaacattatttaaagtaattattcaATGGATACACATGATTACACATAATAcaactataaatattgttattattacagaCGACATCTTCTCTGTCTGGGGGTGGCCATGCGAGCGTATATCTCCGCCAAAGAACCTGCTACCGCATTGTCCATATTAGATGAATGTGATGTTGCATTGCTGGAGCCAAGGAGCCATGATCAGACacacaatgttagttaaaatattgaaaaattctcATACACTTACCAAGTAACGTTGTAGTAAatacaatctaatatataaaattctcgtgtcacagttttcgttccgtactcctccgaaacggcttgaccgattctcatgtaattttgtgagcatattcagtaggtctgagaatcggccaacatctattttccatacccccccccattttttaactacgcGCGGACGTAACTTTACATTAGGCACTGTGCAAAACACAGTTTTAGGTTTAGTAAGATGCAATAGAATTCAGGAGATGGCACACTGATGACCTTGAGCcgtcaagatatttgaaaaaagctATAACAGTAATTAAGGATGTCTTGTAGTGTCAATAATTTAACATGTTGTTAAACTTTTGTATGAACATCTTTTGGGTTCTGTTCCTCAAATGGAAAACATAGAACCCTTATAGGATCACTTTGTTGTCTGTCCATCTGTCTGTCAAGGcccagttt
Above is a genomic segment from Papilio machaon chromosome 9, ilPapMach1.1, whole genome shotgun sequence containing:
- the LOC106712937 gene encoding activin receptor type-2A, with the protein product MVAKSALNFTLLVLGIQGTVLGAPPMEENLPPRPKGGGVETKYCEFFNDSSVCDETKNPNCPPPEVKRDECQAIESDKSNHCFTLWHFNNETNKATVKVKGCFLDTVACNDRASSCRLHNVKLPLLHCCCEGDMCNENATFPGLEAGMSAQTELPPERVPASPLPTPDDDTKAVIAYTLTPLFILFGVLVGCYLLYRKRKGSSFAELANGEASLSRPPSAGAGMDHETGGLLSQVTLCEVRARGRFGAVWRAKLGPKDVAVKVFPLQDKQSWLAEQEIYRLPRMDHPDILHYIGVDKKGDNLQAEYWLISAYHEKGSLCDYLKAHTLTWAEAWRIAACVARGLAHLHEEGGGKPAVAHRDFKSKNVLLKSDMSACIADFGLALIFVAGRGCGDAHGQVGTRRYMAPEVLDGAINFTKDAFLRIDMYACALVLWEIASRCDEGGVEPTAQYRLPLEEEVGSHPGLEEMQEAVVQRKLRPHIPPRWREHPGLFVLCDTMEECWDHDAEARLSASCVLERVAAQRPASATAPALPPFTHDTTPLLIHELAEQQVC
- the LOC106712939 gene encoding eukaryotic translation initiation factor 4E type 2 → MSERKMCKFYNLNVPDRRSGSGDGGALNHTGNEDDDRNEDEGIQPYVPPHEHKLEYSYWMWFSQRPPTRDLSTTTTGYGQALRMVGRMGSVEQWWGLYSHLSRPDELPPLSNLHLFKLGIKPMWEDPANVNGGKWVVRLRKSQTGRAWEELCMAMLGEQFMVGPELCGIVLSVRFQEDHLAVWHRTATDLAAAARVRDAMKRILQLPSTVNLEYKVHKDCLRATNRHEEEMNHRS